The Pseudomonas sp. R4-35-07 genome contains a region encoding:
- the hisA gene encoding 1-(5-phosphoribosyl)-5-[(5-phosphoribosylamino)methylideneamino]imidazole-4-carboxamide isomerase, whose protein sequence is MLIIPAIDLKDGACVRLRQGRMEDSTVFSDDPVSMAAKWVEGGCRRLHLVDLNGAFEGQPVNGEVVTAIARRYPNLPIQIGGGIRSLETIEHYVKAGVSYVIIGTKAVKDPAFVAEACRAFPGKVIVGLDAKDGFVATDGWAQISTVQVIDLARQFEADGVSAIVYTDIAKDGMMQGCNVPFTAALAAATKIPVIASGGIHNLGDIKSLLDAKAPGIIGAITGRAIYEGTLDVSEAQAFCDGYAASSKS, encoded by the coding sequence ATGCTCATTATCCCCGCTATCGATCTCAAGGACGGCGCCTGCGTACGTCTGCGCCAAGGCCGCATGGAAGATTCCACCGTGTTCTCCGATGACCCGGTGAGCATGGCTGCCAAATGGGTGGAAGGGGGCTGCCGTCGTCTGCATCTGGTGGACTTGAACGGCGCCTTCGAAGGCCAGCCGGTCAATGGCGAGGTGGTTACCGCCATCGCCAGGCGCTACCCGAACCTGCCGATCCAGATCGGCGGTGGCATCCGTTCCCTGGAAACCATCGAGCACTACGTCAAGGCCGGCGTGAGCTACGTAATCATCGGCACCAAGGCCGTGAAAGACCCGGCCTTCGTTGCCGAAGCCTGCCGCGCCTTCCCAGGCAAAGTGATCGTGGGCCTGGACGCCAAAGACGGCTTCGTCGCCACCGACGGCTGGGCGCAGATCAGCACCGTGCAAGTGATCGACCTGGCCAGGCAGTTCGAAGCCGACGGCGTGTCCGCCATCGTTTATACCGACATCGCCAAAGACGGCATGATGCAAGGCTGCAACGTGCCGTTCACCGCAGCGCTGGCGGCGGCGACGAAGATTCCGGTGATTGCGTCCGGTGGTATCCACAACCTGGGCGATATCAAGTCGCTGCTGGACGCCAAGGCGCCTGGCATCATCGGCGCCATCACCGGCCGCGCGATCTACGAGGGCACGCTGGATGTGTCCGAAGCTCAAGCTTTTTGTGATGGCTACGCGGCCAGCTCCAAGTCGTAA
- the hisH gene encoding imidazole glycerol phosphate synthase subunit HisH — MQTVAVIDYGMGNLHSVAKALEHVGAGKVLITSDASVIREADRVVFPGVGAIRDCMAEIRRLGFDSLVREVSQDRPFLGICVGMQALLDSSEENDGVDCIGLFPGQVKFFGKGLHEDGAHLKVPHMGWNEVSQSVDHPLWHEVPDMARFYFVHSYYIAAGKPEQVVGGGHYGVDFAAALADGSRFAVQFHPEKSHTHGLQLLQNFAAWDGRW; from the coding sequence ATGCAGACGGTCGCGGTTATCGATTACGGCATGGGTAACCTGCACTCGGTGGCCAAGGCCCTCGAGCACGTAGGGGCCGGCAAGGTGCTGATCACCAGCGATGCCAGCGTGATTCGCGAAGCCGACCGCGTGGTGTTCCCCGGCGTGGGCGCGATTCGCGACTGCATGGCCGAGATCCGTCGTCTGGGTTTTGACAGCCTGGTGCGTGAAGTCAGCCAGGACCGCCCGTTCCTCGGCATTTGCGTGGGTATGCAAGCCTTGCTCGACAGCAGTGAAGAGAACGATGGCGTTGACTGCATCGGCCTGTTCCCAGGCCAGGTGAAGTTCTTTGGCAAGGGCCTGCATGAAGACGGCGCCCACCTGAAAGTCCCGCACATGGGCTGGAACGAAGTGAGCCAGAGCGTGGATCACCCGCTGTGGCACGAAGTGCCGGACATGGCGCGCTTCTACTTCGTGCACAGCTACTACATCGCCGCCGGTAAACCGGAGCAGGTGGTGGGTGGCGGGCACTACGGCGTCGACTTCGCCGCCGCGCTGGCCGACGGTTCGCGCTTTGCCGTGCAGTTCCACCCGGAGAAGAGCCATACCCATGGCCTGCAATTGCTGCAGAACTTTGCCGCGTGGGACGGTCGCTGGTAA
- a CDS encoding OFA family MFS transporter — protein sequence MSTSTAADINAAQPAFLSKERIIAKPGFNRWLVPPAALAIHLCIGMAYGFSVFWLPLSKALGITAPVACAPDMGFIAQVFSSQCDWPISMLGWIYTLFFIFLGCSAAIWGGWLEHAGPRKAGVVSALCWCGGLLISALGIYTHQIWLMWIGSGVIGGIGLGLGYISPVSTLIKWFPDKRGMATGMAIMGFGGGAMVGAPLAAALMGHFASPTSVGVWQSFLVMAAIYFVFMIGGALSYRVPPTGWKPEGWTAPAKKASNAMITHRHVHVNVAWKTPQFRLVWLVLCLNVSAGIGILGMASPLLQEVFGGKLLGVDVPFGQLDAGQLASIAAIAAGFTGLLSLFNIGGRFFWASFSDYLGRKNTYFVFFALGFALYALIPNLGHLGNVALFVAAFCIILSMYGGGFATVPAYLADLFGTQMVGAIHGRLLTAWAAAGVLGPVLVNYLREYQLSIGVERAAAYDITLYILAGLLVLGFICNLLVRPVADKYFMTDAELAAEQALGHDKGADASTSLEWKAAPGTVPMAIAAWLVVGIPLAWGVWVTLQKTAVLFH from the coding sequence ATGAGCACTAGCACTGCGGCCGATATCAACGCCGCACAGCCTGCGTTCCTGTCCAAGGAGCGCATTATCGCCAAGCCCGGCTTCAACCGCTGGCTGGTTCCGCCGGCCGCCCTGGCCATTCACCTGTGCATCGGCATGGCCTACGGTTTCTCGGTGTTCTGGTTGCCGCTGTCCAAGGCGCTGGGTATCACTGCGCCGGTCGCCTGTGCGCCGGACATGGGCTTCATCGCCCAAGTCTTTTCGTCCCAATGCGACTGGCCCATCTCCATGCTGGGCTGGATCTACACCCTGTTCTTCATCTTCCTGGGCTGCTCGGCAGCAATCTGGGGCGGCTGGCTGGAACATGCCGGGCCACGCAAGGCCGGTGTCGTATCGGCACTGTGCTGGTGTGGTGGCCTGCTGATCTCGGCCTTGGGTATCTATACCCACCAGATCTGGCTGATGTGGATCGGTTCCGGGGTCATTGGCGGTATCGGCCTGGGCCTGGGCTATATCTCGCCGGTATCGACCCTGATCAAGTGGTTCCCGGACAAGCGCGGCATGGCCACCGGCATGGCGATCATGGGCTTCGGTGGCGGCGCGATGGTCGGTGCACCGCTGGCCGCAGCACTGATGGGCCACTTCGCTTCGCCGACCAGCGTGGGCGTATGGCAGAGCTTTTTGGTGATGGCTGCGATTTACTTCGTGTTCATGATCGGCGGCGCACTCTCGTATCGCGTGCCGCCGACCGGCTGGAAGCCTGAGGGCTGGACCGCGCCGGCGAAAAAAGCCAGCAACGCGATGATCACTCACCGTCATGTACATGTGAACGTGGCGTGGAAAACCCCGCAATTCCGTCTGGTATGGCTGGTGCTGTGCCTGAACGTGTCGGCCGGTATCGGCATCCTCGGCATGGCGTCGCCACTGCTGCAGGAAGTGTTCGGCGGCAAGCTGCTGGGTGTGGATGTGCCGTTTGGTCAGCTGGATGCCGGGCAACTGGCGTCGATTGCAGCCATCGCGGCAGGCTTCACCGGGTTGTTGAGCCTGTTCAACATCGGTGGCCGGTTCTTCTGGGCGTCGTTCTCCGACTACCTGGGCCGTAAAAACACCTACTTCGTGTTCTTCGCCCTGGGCTTTGCCCTGTACGCGCTGATCCCGAACCTGGGGCACCTGGGCAACGTGGCGCTGTTCGTGGCGGCGTTCTGCATCATCCTGTCGATGTACGGCGGTGGTTTTGCGACGGTGCCGGCTTACCTGGCCGACCTGTTCGGTACGCAAATGGTCGGCGCGATCCATGGTCGCCTGTTGACCGCCTGGGCTGCGGCCGGCGTGCTGGGCCCGGTGTTGGTGAACTACCTGCGTGAATATCAGCTGAGCATCGGCGTCGAGCGCGCTGCGGCCTACGACATCACCTTGTACATCCTCGCTGGCCTTCTGGTGCTGGGCTTTATCTGCAACCTGCTGGTGCGTCCGGTCGCTGACAAGTACTTCATGACCGACGCCGAACTTGCCGCCGAACAGGCGCTGGGCCATGACAAAGGTGCTGATGCCAGCACTTCCCTGGAGTGGAAAGCGGCTCCCGGCACCGTGCCCATGGCGATCGCCGCCTGGCTGGTGGTGGGCATTCCGCTGGCGTGGGGTGTGTGGGTGACCCTGCAGAAGACGGCTGTACTGTTCCACTAA
- the hisB gene encoding imidazoleglycerol-phosphate dehydratase HisB, with protein MVERMASVERDTLETQIKASINLDGTGKARFDIGVPFLEHMLDQIARHGLIDLDIVSKGDLHIDDHHTVEDVGITLGQAFAKAIGDKKGIRRYGHAYVPLDEALSRVVIDFSGRPGLQMHVPYTRATVGGFDVDLFQEFFQGFVNHALVSLHIDNLRGTNTHHQIETVFKAFGRALRMAVELDDRMAGQMPSTKGVL; from the coding sequence ATGGTCGAACGTATGGCGTCCGTCGAGCGCGACACTCTGGAAACCCAGATCAAAGCCTCGATCAACCTGGATGGCACCGGAAAGGCCCGATTTGATATCGGTGTCCCTTTTCTTGAGCACATGCTGGACCAGATCGCCCGTCACGGGCTGATCGACCTGGATATCGTCAGCAAGGGCGACCTGCATATCGACGACCACCACACGGTGGAAGACGTAGGCATCACCCTCGGCCAGGCATTTGCCAAGGCCATCGGCGACAAAAAAGGCATTCGTCGCTACGGCCACGCCTATGTCCCGCTGGATGAAGCGCTGTCGCGCGTAGTCATCGACTTCTCCGGCCGCCCAGGCCTGCAGATGCACGTGCCCTACACCCGCGCCACCGTGGGCGGCTTTGATGTCGACCTGTTCCAGGAATTCTTCCAAGGTTTCGTCAACCACGCACTCGTCAGCCTGCACATCGACAACCTGCGCGGCACCAACACCCACCACCAGATCGAAACCGTGTTCAAGGCCTTTGGCCGCGCGCTGCGCATGGCCGTCGAGCTCGATGACCGCATGGCCGGGCAAATGCCGTCGACCAAGGGCGTTTTGTAA
- the hisF gene encoding imidazole glycerol phosphate synthase subunit HisF — MALAKRIIPCLDVDNGRVVKGVKFENIRDAGDPVEIARRYDEQGADEITFLDITASVDGRDTTLHTVERMASQVFIPLTVGGGVRTVQDIRNLLNAGADKVSINTAAVFNPEFVGEAAQHFGSQCIVVAIDAKKVSGPGETPRWEIFTHGGRKPTGLDAVEWAMKMEGLGAGEILLTSMDQDGMKNGFDLGVTRAISDALGIPVIASGGVGNLQHLADGVIEGHASAVLAASIFHFGEYTVPEAKAYMAARGIVVR; from the coding sequence ATGGCGCTGGCCAAACGCATCATCCCTTGCCTGGACGTCGACAACGGTCGCGTGGTCAAGGGCGTCAAGTTCGAGAACATCCGGGATGCCGGCGACCCGGTGGAAATCGCCCGTCGCTACGATGAGCAAGGTGCCGACGAAATTACCTTTCTCGACATCACCGCCAGCGTCGACGGCCGCGACACCACCTTGCACACCGTCGAGCGCATGGCCAGCCAGGTGTTTATCCCGCTGACCGTGGGCGGCGGCGTGCGCACCGTGCAGGACATCCGCAACCTGCTCAATGCCGGCGCGGACAAGGTCTCGATCAATACCGCCGCGGTGTTCAACCCGGAATTCGTTGGCGAGGCCGCGCAGCACTTCGGCTCGCAGTGCATCGTGGTTGCCATCGACGCCAAGAAAGTCTCCGGCCCTGGCGAAACCCCGCGTTGGGAGATCTTCACCCATGGCGGGCGCAAGCCCACCGGTTTGGACGCGGTGGAATGGGCGATGAAAATGGAAGGCCTGGGCGCGGGTGAAATCCTGCTGACCAGCATGGACCAGGACGGCATGAAAAACGGCTTCGACCTGGGCGTGACGCGCGCCATCAGCGACGCGCTGGGCATCCCGGTGATCGCTTCCGGCGGGGTCGGCAACCTGCAGCACCTGGCCGATGGCGTCATTGAAGGCCACGCCAGCGCGGTGCTGGCGGCGAGTATTTTCCACTTCGGCGAATACACGGTCCCCGAGGCCAAGGCCTACATGGCCGCGCGCGGTATCGTCGTTCGCTAA
- a CDS encoding oxidative damage protection protein, with the protein MTRTIMCRKYKEELPALERAPFPGAKGQDIYDHVSAKAWGDWQKHQTLLINEKRLNMMNAEDRKYLQGEMDKFFSGEEYAQAEGYVPPAQ; encoded by the coding sequence ATGACCCGCACCATCATGTGCCGCAAGTACAAAGAAGAACTGCCCGCACTCGAACGCGCCCCTTTTCCGGGTGCCAAGGGCCAGGACATCTACGACCACGTCTCCGCCAAAGCCTGGGGCGACTGGCAAAAACACCAGACCCTGCTCATCAACGAAAAACGCTTGAACATGATGAATGCCGAAGACCGCAAATACCTGCAGGGCGAAATGGACAAGTTCTTTTCCGGCGAGGAATACGCCCAAGCCGAAGGCTACGTTCCGCCTGCTCAATAA
- a CDS encoding ABC transporter substrate-binding protein, whose protein sequence is MFKHLLLALASFSMLMVATAHAEESSDASLVLLTENFPPYNMAKNGKNFAKDENIEGIAVDIVRETFKRAGISYNLTLRFPWERIYKLALEKPGYGVFVMARLPDREALFKWVGPIGPDDWVLLAKADSKIQLDGLEQARRYRIGAYKGDAIAQSLDKQGLKPIVALRDQDNAQKLMEGQIDLWATGDPAGRYLARQVGVNGLKTVLRFNSAQLYLALNKEVPDELVARLQAALDELRKSGRVDEIMARYL, encoded by the coding sequence ATGTTCAAACACCTGCTGCTCGCCCTCGCCAGTTTCTCCATGCTCATGGTGGCTACGGCACACGCCGAAGAATCGTCTGACGCCTCCCTGGTGTTGCTGACGGAAAATTTCCCGCCCTACAACATGGCGAAAAACGGCAAGAATTTCGCCAAGGACGAGAACATCGAAGGCATCGCCGTGGACATTGTGCGTGAAACCTTCAAGCGCGCCGGCATTTCCTACAATCTCACGTTGCGGTTTCCTTGGGAGCGAATCTACAAACTCGCCCTGGAAAAACCTGGCTATGGCGTGTTCGTCATGGCGCGTTTGCCGGACCGTGAAGCGCTGTTCAAGTGGGTCGGCCCGATCGGCCCGGACGACTGGGTGCTGCTGGCCAAGGCTGACAGCAAGATCCAGCTCGACGGCCTTGAGCAGGCGCGCCGCTACAGGATTGGCGCCTACAAGGGCGATGCCATTGCCCAGAGCCTGGACAAGCAGGGGCTCAAGCCGATTGTCGCCTTGCGTGACCAGGATAATGCGCAAAAGCTCATGGAGGGCCAGATAGACCTGTGGGCCACCGGCGATCCTGCTGGCCGTTACCTGGCGCGGCAGGTGGGGGTGAACGGGCTCAAGACCGTACTGCGCTTCAACAGTGCGCAGCTTTACTTGGCGTTGAACAAGGAGGTGCCGGATGAATTGGTGGCCAGGCTTCAGGCCGCGCTGGATGAATTACGCAAGAGCGGTCGAGTAGACGAAATCATGGCGCGTTACCTCTAA
- a CDS encoding AsmA family protein — translation MKAFGKILGLVFLGLLLIIVALGFALTHLFDPNDYKEEIRQIARDKAHIELTLNGDIGWSLFPWLGLELHEAGVATLTNPTQPFADLQMLGLSVRVLPLLRREVQMSDVRVEGLNLRLNRDKNGHGNWEDIGKNLPDEPTGTPAPAPVEPVAETKPEKPPQPIRLDIDSLTINNARVEYNDEQTGKQFSAESIQLSAGAIHEGANIPLKLTAFLGSNQPVMRLKTELNGNLRIQRALKRYQFEDMRLSGEATGEPLQGKTLTFSTQGQVLVDLAANFAEWTNLKLSANQLRALGELRVNDLDKTPQVSGALSVAQFDLAKFLESVGHPLPAMAPDSLSKVELVSRLQGTPTSVALEDLNLKLDGSTFTGRVAVDDFAKQSLRVQLKGDTFNADNYLPAKSEAAKGATAARQAEVQSSEAGAMAAGGSTPLPEAPTKGAWSSDKLLPLTRLRSLDVNADLAFGQLTLSQLPIQNAVLKASGIDGQLKLDSLSGGLYNGTFQANGSLDVRQDIPLLALQSHIKQVPVERILQAQGKTPPVKGLITLDSNLSGRGNSQKALIDSLNGTANVVINNGVLLNANIEQQLCTGIALLNRKTLSTTPQGKDTPFQELRGNLTFRNGVASNPDLKVRIPGLTLNGDGDVDLRVLGMDYRVGIIVEGDQRDVPDPACQVGANFQGIEVPLRCRGPLELGAKACRLDKDGLGQVAIKAAGNRLNEKLEEKLDKVNPKLKDALKGLFNR, via the coding sequence ATGAAAGCGTTCGGCAAAATCCTGGGTCTGGTATTTCTCGGGCTGTTGCTGATCATTGTGGCTCTCGGCTTTGCCCTGACCCACCTCTTCGATCCCAACGACTACAAAGAAGAAATTCGCCAGATTGCCCGCGACAAAGCCCACATCGAGCTGACGCTCAATGGCGACATCGGCTGGAGCCTGTTCCCCTGGCTGGGCCTGGAGCTGCACGAAGCCGGGGTGGCGACCCTGACCAACCCGACCCAACCGTTCGCCGACCTGCAGATGCTCGGCCTGTCGGTACGCGTGCTGCCGCTGCTGCGCCGCGAAGTGCAGATGAGCGATGTGCGCGTAGAAGGCCTGAACCTGCGCCTCAACCGCGACAAGAACGGCCACGGCAACTGGGAAGACATCGGCAAGAACCTGCCCGATGAACCCACGGGTACCCCCGCTCCCGCGCCGGTCGAGCCGGTTGCTGAAACCAAGCCGGAAAAACCGCCGCAGCCGATCCGCCTGGACATCGACAGCCTGACCATCAACAACGCCCGCGTTGAATACAACGATGAACAGACTGGCAAGCAGTTCAGCGCCGAAAGCATCCAGCTCAGTGCCGGCGCGATCCACGAAGGCGCCAACATCCCGCTGAAACTCACCGCGTTCCTGGGCAGCAACCAACCGGTCATGCGGCTCAAGACCGAGCTGAACGGCAATCTACGCATCCAACGCGCCCTCAAGCGCTACCAGTTCGAAGACATGCGCCTGAGTGGCGAAGCTACCGGCGAGCCCCTGCAAGGCAAGACCCTGACCTTCTCCACCCAGGGCCAGGTGCTGGTGGACCTGGCGGCCAACTTCGCCGAATGGACCAACCTGAAACTCTCGGCCAACCAACTGCGCGCCTTGGGCGAACTGCGGGTCAATGACCTGGACAAAACCCCGCAGGTCAGCGGCGCGTTGTCGGTCGCCCAGTTCGACCTGGCCAAGTTTCTGGAAAGCGTCGGCCACCCGCTGCCGGCCATGGCGCCGGATAGCCTGAGCAAAGTCGAACTGGTCAGCCGCCTCCAAGGCACCCCGACCAGCGTTGCGCTGGAAGACCTCAACCTGAAACTCGACGGCAGCACCTTCACCGGTCGCGTCGCCGTGGATGATTTCGCCAAACAGTCCCTGCGCGTGCAACTCAAGGGCGATACCTTCAACGCCGACAATTACCTGCCGGCCAAATCCGAAGCCGCCAAAGGCGCCACCGCCGCACGCCAGGCCGAAGTGCAGAGCAGCGAAGCCGGGGCGATGGCCGCCGGCGGTAGCACTCCGCTACCGGAAGCACCGACCAAGGGCGCCTGGAGCAGTGACAAACTGCTGCCGCTGACCCGCCTGCGCAGCCTGGATGTGAACGCAGACCTCGCCTTTGGTCAGCTGACCTTGAGCCAGTTGCCAATCCAGAATGCAGTATTGAAAGCCTCCGGCATCGACGGCCAGCTCAAGCTCGACAGCCTCAGCGGCGGCCTCTACAACGGTACATTCCAGGCCAACGGCAGCCTCGACGTGCGCCAGGACATCCCGCTGCTGGCGCTGCAAAGCCATATCAAGCAGGTGCCCGTCGAACGCATCCTGCAGGCCCAGGGGAAAACCCCGCCGGTCAAAGGCCTGATCACCCTCGACAGCAACCTGAGTGGTCGAGGCAACAGCCAGAAGGCCCTGATCGACAGCCTCAACGGTACCGCCAACGTCGTGATCAACAACGGTGTGTTGCTCAACGCCAACATCGAGCAGCAACTGTGTACCGGTATCGCCCTGCTCAACCGCAAGACCCTGAGCACCACGCCACAAGGCAAGGACACGCCCTTCCAGGAACTGCGCGGCAACCTGACGTTCCGCAATGGCGTGGCCAGTAACCCTGACCTGAAGGTGCGCATTCCAGGGCTGACGCTCAACGGCGATGGCGATGTCGACCTGCGCGTGCTGGGCATGGACTACCGCGTGGGCATCATCGTCGAAGGCGATCAGCGCGACGTGCCGGACCCGGCCTGCCAGGTCGGCGCCAACTTCCAGGGCATCGAAGTGCCGCTGCGTTGCCGTGGCCCGCTGGAACTGGGCGCCAAGGCCTGCCGCCTGGACAAGGACGGGCTTGGCCAGGTCGCCATCAAGGCGGCGGGCAACCGTCTTAACGAGAAGCTCGAAGAGAAGCTCGACAAAGTGAATCCAAAGCTCAAAGACGCACTGAAAGGCTTGTTCAACCGATGA
- a CDS encoding IS4 family transposase: MQAIRFLHRALAQALPSIHSRRLTTLMSCVSSLLQGRRLTLTALGRFMPGQAYPKHAIKRVDRLLGNQHLRAERPLFYWVMLRALLGSLKHPLILVDWSRIDASGDAFLLRAAVPFAGRSFPIYESVHERESCPKYQSRLLKTLAALLPEGCVPVLVTDAGFRRPWMKAVAAQGWYYVARIRNRELYRREENDWQPVKNLYALATSSPKSLGRFELTRSAPHFIDLYCVRHSAKGRKHQRVTGSIARSKLSRQSARREREPWLLASNLKQEEWNPAKVVAIYKRRMQIEEGFRDVKSEHLGLGLNLHRSHCPKRIEVLLLIAALANYLIFLTGLQARENQLERRYQSNSLKERRVLSLWRLGLEYWRSCTDFGGREHLEILEHALRDEVHHQAQSLA, translated from the coding sequence ATGCAGGCCATCCGATTTTTACACAGAGCGCTCGCTCAAGCACTGCCTTCAATCCATTCTCGCCGCCTGACAACGCTGATGAGTTGTGTCAGTTCGTTACTGCAAGGCCGTCGCCTGACGCTGACAGCGCTGGGACGTTTTATGCCAGGTCAGGCGTATCCAAAACATGCGATCAAGCGAGTGGACCGATTGTTGGGTAATCAACACCTCAGAGCAGAGCGGCCACTGTTCTATTGGGTGATGCTGCGGGCGTTGTTGGGCTCCTTGAAACATCCTTTAATCTTGGTCGACTGGTCTCGAATTGATGCGTCTGGCGACGCCTTTTTGTTGAGAGCCGCGGTCCCGTTTGCGGGACGCTCGTTTCCTATTTATGAAAGCGTTCATGAGCGCGAGAGTTGCCCCAAATATCAAAGTCGCCTGCTCAAAACGTTGGCTGCATTACTACCTGAGGGATGCGTTCCAGTCCTGGTCACTGATGCAGGTTTCCGGCGCCCCTGGATGAAAGCCGTAGCGGCGCAGGGCTGGTATTACGTGGCCCGCATACGAAATCGTGAGCTTTATCGCCGCGAAGAAAATGACTGGCAGCCTGTGAAGAATTTGTACGCTTTAGCCACTTCATCACCTAAGTCGTTAGGCCGTTTCGAGCTGACGCGTAGCGCCCCTCACTTCATCGATTTGTACTGCGTCCGCCATTCAGCCAAGGGTCGTAAGCATCAACGGGTCACCGGCTCAATTGCCAGAAGCAAGCTCAGCCGGCAGTCTGCCAGACGTGAGCGTGAACCGTGGTTGCTTGCCAGCAACCTGAAGCAAGAGGAGTGGAATCCAGCAAAAGTCGTGGCGATTTATAAGCGCCGTATGCAGATCGAAGAAGGCTTCCGAGATGTAAAAAGTGAGCACCTGGGATTGGGCCTGAATCTGCATCGAAGCCATTGTCCCAAGCGCATCGAAGTGTTGTTGTTGATTGCCGCTTTGGCCAACTACCTCATCTTCTTAACGGGGTTGCAGGCACGGGAGAACCAATTGGAGCGGCGCTATCAAAGCAATAGCCTAAAAGAGAGGCGAGTCCTTTCATTGTGGCGATTAGGTTTGGAATACTGGCGCAGTTGCACCGATTTTGGTGGCCGAGAACACTTGGAAATACTGGAGCATGCTCTGCGTGATGAGGTGCATCATCAGGCACAGAGCTTGGCGTAA
- the mutY gene encoding A/G-specific adenine glycosylase has translation MRNEQFSAAVLDWYDRHGRHDLPWQQGITPYRVWVSEIMLQQTQVSTVLNYFDRFMASLPTVEALAAAPEDEVLHLWTGLGYYTRARNLQKTAKIVVADYGGEFPRDVEKLTELPGIGLSTAGAIASLSMGLRAPILDGNVKRVLARFTAQEGYPGEPKVAKQLWATAERFTPHDRVNAYTQAMMDMGATLCTRSKPSCLLCPLEKGCEAHMLGLETRYPIPKPRKTIPQKRTLMPMLANAEGAILLYRRPSTGLWGGLWSLPELDDLEDLDHLANQHALALGKHQELPGLIHTFSHFQLAIEPWLVQVEESAHHVAEADWLWYNLATPPRLGLAAPVKKLLKRAAEVLNAGESS, from the coding sequence ATGAGAAACGAGCAGTTTTCAGCGGCGGTACTCGACTGGTACGACCGCCATGGTCGCCACGACCTGCCCTGGCAACAAGGCATCACGCCTTACCGGGTGTGGGTGTCGGAAATCATGCTGCAACAGACTCAGGTCAGCACCGTGCTCAATTACTTCGACCGGTTCATGGCGTCCCTGCCGACGGTCGAAGCCCTGGCCGCCGCGCCGGAAGACGAAGTGCTGCACCTGTGGACCGGCCTGGGCTACTACACCCGGGCGCGTAACCTGCAAAAAACCGCAAAGATCGTGGTAGCCGACTACGGTGGCGAGTTTCCCAGGGATGTCGAAAAGCTCACCGAGCTGCCCGGCATCGGCCTGTCCACCGCCGGAGCGATCGCCAGCCTGAGCATGGGCCTGCGCGCGCCGATCCTCGACGGCAACGTAAAACGCGTGCTGGCACGCTTTACCGCGCAAGAGGGCTACCCAGGCGAACCCAAGGTCGCCAAACAGCTGTGGGCCACCGCAGAGCGCTTCACGCCCCATGACCGCGTCAACGCCTACACCCAGGCGATGATGGACATGGGCGCAACACTTTGTACCCGCAGCAAACCCAGCTGCCTGCTGTGCCCGCTGGAAAAAGGCTGCGAAGCGCACATGCTCGGCCTGGAAACGCGCTACCCGATCCCCAAGCCACGCAAGACCATCCCGCAGAAACGCACACTGATGCCGATGCTGGCCAATGCCGAAGGCGCGATCCTGCTTTACCGTCGCCCCTCCACGGGACTGTGGGGGGGGTTGTGGAGCCTGCCGGAGCTGGACGACCTGGAAGACCTCGATCATCTGGCCAACCAGCACGCACTGGCATTGGGCAAGCACCAGGAACTGCCGGGGCTGATCCACACCTTCAGCCACTTCCAGCTGGCCATCGAACCCTGGCTGGTCCAGGTCGAGGAAAGCGCCCATCACGTGGCCGAGGCCGACTGGCTCTGGTATAACCTCGCCACCCCGCCGCGCCTGGGCCTTGCCGCCCCGGTAAAAAAACTGCTGAAGCGCGCGGCTGAAGTATTGAACGCAGGAGAGTCGTCATGA
- a CDS encoding DUF2164 domain-containing protein, giving the protein MAKKPKPPILNLTPEQEREATDKIKRFMEDRFELKLGSFEVAEILELFTTEVAPHYYNRAIFDTQTLLKERFESIESDLWSLEKSS; this is encoded by the coding sequence ATGGCCAAGAAGCCCAAGCCGCCGATCTTGAACCTCACGCCCGAGCAGGAGCGTGAGGCTACCGACAAGATCAAGCGCTTCATGGAGGACCGCTTCGAGCTCAAGCTGGGCTCGTTCGAGGTCGCCGAGATTCTTGAGCTGTTCACCACCGAAGTGGCGCCGCACTATTACAACAGGGCGATTTTCGATACGCAGACGCTCCTTAAAGAAAGGTTCGAAAGCATCGAAAGCGACTTGTGGTCGCTTGAAAAGAGCAGCTGA